CTTCCTTGCCGGGCTTGACCAAATGCGGTGTCACCGCGATGAGCAGGTCGGTTTTCTCCTGCGTGTAGTTGGTGCTGCGGAACAGTGCGCCGAGGATCGGCAGGTCGCCGAGTCCCGGGATCTTGGTCACGCTTTCCCGCAGGCTGTCCTGCAGCAGGCCGGCGAGGGCCAGTGTCTGGCCGTCATGCAGTTGCACGGTGGTTTCCAGTTTGCGTGTGGTCAGGTTGGGCACGTTGAAAGAGGCGCCGGTAATCGCGGCAGGGATGGTGCTGGTCGAGACGATATCGCTGACGCTCGGGGCCACCCGCAGGCTGATTTTGCCGTCGCTCATGACGATGGGCGTAAAGGTCAGGGATACGCCGAACTCACGGAATTCGATGGTGATGCCGTCTTCATCGGGGACCGGGATGGGGAACTCGCCGCCGGCCAGAAAACTCGCCTCCTGCCCGCTGATGGCCACCAGGCGCGGCTCCGCCAGAACGCGGGCAAGCCCTTCGGTTTCGAGGAATCGCAGGGCGGAGGTAAAGTCACCCATCTGCAAAAAGATGTTGGCCGGATTGTTGCCGGTGACAAAATCGGCGAAGTTCAACAACACGCTGCCCGCCTCGATTCCGGTGGGCACCGAAGTGATGTCGCCCACACCGCCGATCACGGCGGAATGATCCCCGAGACCATTGAAACCGAGGGCTGCCTGCCATTCACGGCCGGAGGAGCGGGTGACCTCGGCGAATTTCACCTCCAGCAGGACTTGCTGAATGCCACCGACGCGCAGCAGGTTGGTGATGCCGCTGCCCGATTTGCCGGTGCCTTCGTCGCTGCCTGACGCTTCCGCTTTTTGGGGGAGGAAGGTCTGAGTGAGGCGCAGGACCTGCTCGACGACTTCTGGGCCGGATACGGTGCCGGAGAGGACCACGCCGGTCTCCGAGGCGTGCACCTGGATGTCTTCATGGGGATAGAGCTGGCTGATTTTCTGTTTGAGCGGGGTCAGGTCGAGGTTGACGCTGACGTCGATGATGGCATTGACTTCGTTTGACCGGTCATCCCAGATCGTGACCCGGGAAAAGCCGATCTGTTTTCCCAGGTTGTAGATATTGACCAGGTCGGCTCTTAGTGGTCTGGCGCCAATGATATCGCTGTTGGAGATGAGTATTTTCATGCGTGGACTCGGCTTGCGGATTTTCACCAGTTCCGATCCGCCGATATTGACATCGAGCGTCAGGTGCTCGA
This portion of the Syntrophotalea acetylenica genome encodes:
- a CDS encoding type II and III secretion system protein family protein, whose amino-acid sequence is MITRRAILPAICFLGLFCLALFAGAAVADEIEHLTLDVNIGGSELVKIRKPSPRMKILISNSDIIGARPLRADLVNIYNLGKQIGFSRVTIWDDRSNEVNAIIDVSVNLDLTPLKQKISQLYPHEDIQVHASETGVVLSGTVSGPEVVEQVLRLTQTFLPQKAEASGSDEGTGKSGSGITNLLRVGGIQQVLLEVKFAEVTRSSGREWQAALGFNGLGDHSAVIGGVGDITSVPTGIEAGSVLLNFADFVTGNNPANIFLQMGDFTSALRFLETEGLARVLAEPRLVAISGQEASFLAGGEFPIPVPDEDGITIEFREFGVSLTFTPIVMSDGKISLRVAPSVSDIVSTSTIPAAITGASFNVPNLTTRKLETTVQLHDGQTLALAGLLQDSLRESVTKIPGLGDLPILGALFRSTNYTQEKTDLLIAVTPHLVKPGKEGSITFPGEYMQPPNRLEFYLEGRLEGRRYPEDPSAMSRHSFTVPASTTETSGGLEGEFGHEPSPAQ